A region of Peromyscus maniculatus bairdii isolate BWxNUB_F1_BW_parent chromosome 7, HU_Pman_BW_mat_3.1, whole genome shotgun sequence DNA encodes the following proteins:
- the LOC107402049 gene encoding putative caspase recruitment domain-containing protein 17P yields the protein MADDILRVKRKQFIRSVGEVTINGLLDELLEKKVLNQEEMERIKLENDTIMDKARDLCDSVIRKGPKACQIFINYICKEDVYLARNMGLS from the exons ATGGCTG ATGACATCCTCAGGGTAAAGAGGAAGCAGTTCATCCGTTCAGTGGGTGAAGTGACAATAAATGGCTTGCTGGATGAGCTTTTGGAGAAGAAAGTGCTGAACcaggaagagatggagagaataaaactggaaaatgacACTATTATGGACAAGGCACGGGACCTGTGTGATTCTGTCATTCGGAAAGGGCCCAAGGCATGTCAAatctttattaattatatttgtaaAGAAGACGTCTACCTGGCAAGAAATATGGGACTTTCTTAA